The DNA segment AGAAACAAGTAGCAAATCTTCCACCAACACACAGTTCATAACAATGGAAAGTTAAAGAAAGTAATATATTCAATGATTATTAGCTTTACAAGCACCCTTCCCCATCCTAGCAccctttttctccctttttattatAAGGGTCGCATCCGGAAAAAAAACATGTGCACAGCTCGACTGGTTCACCAAGTATCTGCTACCTCCACTAGCACAAGTATCGAGTAACTCTGTACACCAAGGTTAAGGTAGATGAAAAGAAATCACCAAACATTAATATTTTTCCGAGTTGAGAAAATCCTTGCAACTTTCTCTACTGGTAGTTCCTTTCCTCTTTTAGTTCTTTGGACAAGCTCAATGAACTGAACAGCTAGCCCTCCAATGCAAAAAGAGTAACAGACTAGTTGCTCTTGATTGTGTCAGTGACCACATTCAAATTCTTCACCTTttacaacaaaaaacccagtgtactcccacaagtggggtctggagagagtaatgtgtacgcagactttactcctaccttgtgaaggtagaaatACTATTTCTGATAGACCTCCGGCTCAAGGAACAGTGAAGCGGAAGCAACCAACAAAAATTCTTCACCTTTTCTTTCAGAAGCTTAACTTTAACAAATAGGCATGTCGAATAACAAAATTCAGAGGCTGCCATCATCTGCAAACAGCAATAGAGTGCGAGGAATcctactcaaaagtcaaaaccGGCCTTCGGATCAGTGAGGAGTGCCTATACGGATCTGGAAACGACTCCCACTAGACTCTGTGTAACTCAGATGATTAATAGATCATGGAAGTAACATTTACGCAATGTCGCTAGGCTACATTTTCTTTCTTCGATTCAAGTAAAAAATCCGCTTCTTAGCAGAGTCCAGAAATAATCCAAGAAATCAGCTGCATGGTTATAACTCGCCAAGAAACATTATATCAAAATCATCGGAAGAGGTGAATTTCATAAAGTACTAGGGACTGGTCATAAGTCGTCTGTCCTCATCATCAATTCCTCATCGGTAGACTAAGATACAACTCAAATTTTCTTGAACTCTGATTATTTAGCCAGCTAGCTACAAAATTCTCATCTCAGTAAATCAGATTCTCTTTTGCGTCTATAAGAATAGAATGAATCAACAACTACTCTTCCTACCCTTCTGTTTTTTCTCGTTCTTTTACTTACACTTCTCTTCCTTTCCTTTTCAGATTCAGGTTGAGCCATAGGGACACAACTGAGCCATCCCAGCGGCAGTAATGCTGCAATAAACTGGATAAGTATCCCAATATGCAGATTTGAGTAGTCACCGGACGTTATACCAAGGAAAGTAGCCAGGGCAACACCTAGAAACCCACTAAATATTGAAGACAAACACAGAGCCGACGCCAAGAAAGACATGAGAGATCCTTCAAAGCCAGATGGAGCCAAACTTGCAAACAGCACATGGAACGGCAAGAGCTTAAAAATTGCAATAGTTTCTGCTAGACCCGAGAAGCAAAGAGCAAACCATTCATTTGGAATTCCCATTTTGAGATTAAGCTGCTTTACAAGTACAAGGTCAAGCAGAAGAGAAGCAGCATATGTAATCTGAACGATGCTAATCAGTTTTCTCATTGGAACCCTTTTGCCAAATCGATCATACAAGACTGTCAAAGATAGAAGCATCATATGGCCTATCACCTTTGACATCCCTATAACAGACGGATCAAGATTTAGGCATTGTGTCTGATAGCAAAAGATAGATCCAGAGAGGGCTGGGACTGCTAAAAtggacacaacaatccatataaGAGGACGAGCAATACTTTCTTCTCTAACTGCTATCAGAAGATCCGAATACTGTTTTCGAAATATTTCCGTGATTGGTTCCCTAACAGCAGAATATTTTAATGATTGAGCTAAACCAAGGGACGCTTCTCTGGTACCTGAAGTTACTGCTAGTTGAAGAGCAAGCAGAGCGGAAAAGGCTAGAAACATTAACTTAGGTTGCTGTGTTTTGAGTAGGAAATATCCTCCGATAAAGTTGCCTAAAATTCCACCGGCAGCTGAGGCCATAAATGCGTAAGATTGTAGACCAGCCATTCTGTTTCTTTGACCATATTCAGCCACTAGCGCATCTTTGGCAACTTCTGTAATGGATGCTCCGACGTTGCTAAGAAGAACACAAGCCATAATAGCAGGAAGTGCTTCACTTGCAGCGGAGATTAATGCTAATTGACCCCAAGCCAAAACCTGGAGGAAAACTGAAAGAGTACATATTAGTACTTGAACAATATTTCTACAAAGAGATTCTACTTTTTACTGTCACTATATACCGTTATTTATATAAAACGGATGAATAATTAAGCCAACAATTGCCTTTGGCCACCTCAACTTCACACGCACGCGTGCCCACCTCAATTTCTTCACACGCACGAgtgcgcacacacacacacaacaacaaagaaaaaacAAGAGAAGGAAAACATAGCCGATAGCGAAGAACAAGATAAGTTGAATTTGCTAAAGAAGTAATTCAACTAAAGAAAACTTTAATGCATATTGGATTGCAATAGGTGACCTCTCAAACCTACCAATGATATTTGTTGTTCATAAATCCTGGTAATAATTTAGCGTCAGAATTAAAACAGTGCACTTTAAAACTAATATTAGAACTTGTTTCAAAGGTTCTATTACTTAAATTTTGACTTTGCTACACTAAATTATGTCCATTGTAATCAGTCCTCCCCACAAAGCGAGGTTTTTAAATTGTGCTCTTGAATCTCATGATTTTCTACTTCCAAACAATGAATTTGAAAGGGTATCCCTTGTTTTACACTAAAGATCAGTATCTTACCTATAGAGCGGGGGAGGATTTAGGGAAGCGGAAGGGTTCACCCGaacccccttcgccgaaaaattacaccgtacatataaggcaaaatctgttaTGTgtctctatatattatattttgaatccccTCGACACAGCCCAAAAGCATATCTcagtggtcaagggggttcaaaaccttTGTGAGGTGGTTGTTTCAATTCCCACCGGCCATAgtctcttttaattttttaacttttttcctttttggtaACCCTTAGCGGAAATCCTGCCTCCACCACTAATGTAGAGACCTTTCCCTACTATGAGAGGAAACTAAAAGCTGCAGCTAACTTTATTCTAACAACCTTTACACGTTAAGAACTTATTTCCTATTGAAGTCACCAAAATCAAAAACAACCAAAAGTGTAAAAAGGACCTTAAAAAAACAACACTAACACAgaatacaaaaacaaagaaaactacTAAATCTTGAAACTCAAATATACCAGCAAAGGCCAAAGATATGACAAATCAAATAAACCAAAGTAAAGGGGGAGAAAATATTACCTCCAATAGAAATATAAGGTATTCTATGAGCACCACCAATATAAACAGCATCAGACAAAATACCATAAATAGGCTTAGCAACCATAGGTAAATTCCCAGAATACTGCACAAGTTGTAATGTAGATGGAAGCATATTTAATCCATCTGCCATGTGAAAATTAAGAGCCAACCAAGGAAAACACCTAAAACCCTGTACCCAATACCCAACCCCACATAATATTGCCATATTTTGTTGACTCCCCATTTGAGAAAACCCAATCTTTTCCTCAAAAAAACCTTTTTTCTTGACATTATTAGGAAGAGAAACTTGCTTAACTTTTTTCTGAGGGCCTATTATCTTTATCAGATGTGTTTTGGAACAAAGATTTTGCTGCTGACAACATGAAATAGATTTGTTCAAACATGATAAAGATTGGTTTTTTCTAATAATTTGGACATTGGAGAATAAAGGGTATCCACTGGAAACTACTGAACAAACCATTATTTTGAGCAAAAGGGTGTATTAAGCTCAGGGTTTGATTCTTGATTTGGGGTGTTTTTTCTGAATATTTCAGAAAGGAAGGGAGAAATCTAGAAGATAATAAGGAATAGAAAACATATTTTGTTACttatatgtttttcttttttaatctaAAGTAGTGTGGGAGAAGGATTATTTAGTTAGtttaaagaaagaagaagagggTTCCAGCTGATACCTTGGACAGACAACAGCTTTGATACTAGTTTTAAATTTACTCGGCCTGTTCTTTTCTATGCAGATTTGAAGGGACCCAATCACTAACCCCATTGGGTATTTGTTTTACACGTGTCGGCACACACATTAATTTAGATCTTGTTTCCTTCTATAtattggaaaaggaaaagagttaaaATAAGTGAACGAGAAGAAGAGAATATATCGATCCCAGATCTCCCATGTGGGAAACAACTCAGCCAACTCTTACGGGCTTGATATAGTTTTATATAGTTTCTTTTCGAGGGAGAAAAAACTTAATGAACTGAACTAATTCGACACTGATCAGTTTAGCTATTTATAAATAAGTAATCAATGATACATAACAAAATTAACCCAGGCGAACTAATCAAATCTATCTTATGTTATCGATAAACAAGGAACCGCTTATACTTTGATATAATCAATATTCTTTAAcaatgtttacccgaaaaatggatagagttgaatttatacgtagtttcgaggatatgtggcgtaacttaacacaaattgtaaggataagtagaaatgtaaatatgGATTGCAGATAATACGAAATAGATAAGGTTGTAAGTAACAATGAATCTTAGGactcaacaaatagaataaatttaagaaatctgaaagaacgattctttactgtagaagaatatagcgtttttattacaatgtaagcctggGAAAAATCTGTCCCACAGAAATAATAACCAAGctcttttatagtggagggatttgactcaaaacataataaaataaacattcagtgggagacccatgataagtgAGTTTTTCcacaatttctgccaagattctctctagtgggattgcaacggcttttgtctgcgagttCGATTTTGGCTTGAGCTTGATTTCGACTCGAGCTcttgatcttggttcgagcccgatcctggctcgagccctcgaattgattcgaggtAAATGTTGGTTGGTCTCTAGATTATAAACATGATAGATCTACtctgcatcatggttcgatttgtattcgagcttgataatgatatcgaactcaacacggatccccccccccctcccccgggttcgaggttagtttgttccaccttcgggatcttactttGATAGATCATCGTTCGAACTCGGTCGGGCGtgcgaaggccgaaatctatttcgaccgtatacagatagtcccctcgtttctcaaaaagaatgtggtgagaaacgatatgattttttaacggctcgatcggattataactTGAAGTTTCCATCGGGTTCGACAATGACGCATCTAGTAGCTGTCCCGTCGGTTTattctttcaaggcatttaatgcatgtcaggtggtggtcggccaccgctgatactgaaccgccatcgcttgaacctataaataaccctttcttttatcctttaccacttttacatcttctatcTTCCAAATTTACCAAGTCCTTCTTCGTATTCTCCAACTTATCAGTAAATCTGTGATTTCTTTTTGCAAAAGTCCctcttcaattctaccaaaccctTGTCACTTTTCTCTATTCCTTACTTCTGAACtcgaaaatggcgaaaacatcacaaaccatccctcagaaagagaaagcttcatcttcacagtgtgccgcCGATGATACGCCGGCagaaccacggcctgaggagtgcgttcccgGGGCGTGCGTCCTTACTTCTGATTTCAAGGTCGATAAAGGCTCATCGGTCCCTGGTCGATGTGAACTGGTATCGTGGTATAAatgttcgataaccgagaagcACCTCTAGCAGcaaaagaaagattgcaattgggataaaaaagaaataatgatTCCTTCTTCTAACGAAGATATCACTTCGCACGTGAgagggtttttgaatgtgtattcttatcctttcacgttgggtcccctCGATTCCGTTATCATTGATTTCtgtcgtcaataccaaataaccctaggccagttccacccttctttttggcggatcgttatcctgatccgatatttcgtgagcaaaatcgaggggatgtcgttcaccctcgaccatcttatccgattataccgtcctcgactttttcgaggagggttaataaaactttagcgtcgggctaccaaagctctgttctcgagtattgacgaggacagggaccggagttggatgagcaggttcgttcgagtaaggacttcggacctgattccgactgaaaagatgccctttcccgaggagtggaatatgaaacatAAGTGTGACCCTACTGTtacttctactttgttctttcatttcttcTCTCATCGACACTCCTCCTTTTGTGatgtagcggttccctggatgcccggagcaGTTCCTGATCTCAAGAACTGAGGTACGAGCTCTTGTTTTGACCTCCatatacgccgagcgctcatggcgtgatttgtcaaagggtcggtaggaggccaaaaatcatggtaagcccatTTCTCATACTCTTTGATGATTCGAACGAGgtggttttcaaaatattttattaaggttttccatatgcaggtttgggtaaaGACGTAATTTTGCGGCCCTTGTCCAACGAGGAGGAAATTTCGGCCTCTatcccaaagccggtgaaggaaaataaaaggaaaagagactcTGTTCCtgaagatccaaaaccgaagaatAGGATGGCTCGTAAGCCAAAACAAGAatgtcattcctttgaccgtggaatccgttttgcgtctaagggatgaagaagaagaaaacgatgaGTCCGCGCTGGCGGTCCGAATGAAGAGAACCATTGATGCCTCATCGGCGGCTGGATCTATGATGCTCCATGAGGCTCCGCCTTGAACTGAGgatatatcggagaaagattcgggtAGTATCCCCAAACTGTCGGATATCGAAGACGCATCTCATCGGAGTCAACGGGCAGGGGATATGACCGAAGGGGCCCTCAAACCCCTTCGAACCGAGGAGAATGCTCCAGGCAATTCATTTGGGGAAGCATCAACCGAGGATTCGCCTACCTTTCCCATTTTTTTCCAcaggggtgattcgggaagcccaagctctGGGAGCCCTCGATCTAGACAGGCCTCACGATGAAGAAGATCCCTTTCGTGACCTGTTTATCGGCATTGAGGACGTTGCCGGTGCTGGTGATGAATTGGATCTTTTTCACGGATTGC comes from the Nicotiana tabacum cultivar K326 chromosome 14, ASM71507v2, whole genome shotgun sequence genome and includes:
- the LOC107826919 gene encoding putative folate-biopterin transporter 8, chloroplastic isoform X1, producing the protein MVCSVVSSGYPLFSNVQIIRKNQSLSCLNKSISCCQQQNLCSKTHLIKIIGPQKKVKQVSLPNNVKKKGFFEEKIGFSQMGSQQNMAILCGVGYWVQGFRCFPWLALNFHMADGLNMLPSTLQLVQYSGNLPMVAKPIYGILSDAVYIGGAHRIPYISIGVFLQVLAWGQLALISAASEALPAIMACVLLSNVGASITEVAKDALVAEYGQRNRMAGLQSYAFMASAAGGILGNFIGGYFLLKTQQPKLMFLAFSALLALQLAVTSGTREASLGLAQSLKYSAVREPITEIFRKQYSDLLIAVREESIARPLIWIVVSILAVPALSGSIFCYQTQCLNLDPSVIGMSKVIGHMMLLSLTVLYDRFGKRVPMRKLISIVQITYAASLLLDLVLVKQLNLKMGIPNEWFALCFSGLAETIAIFKLLPFHVLFASLAPSGFEGSLMSFLASALCLSSIFSGFLGVALATFLGITSGDYSNLHIGILIQFIAALLPLGWLSCVPMAQPESEKERKRSVSKRTRKNRRVGRVVVDSFYSYRRKRESDLLR
- the LOC107826919 gene encoding putative folate-biopterin transporter 8, chloroplastic isoform X2, producing MVFCLMLFILVVLIEYLIFLLEVLAWGQLALISAASEALPAIMACVLLSNVGASITEVAKDALVAEYGQRNRMAGLQSYAFMASAAGGILGNFIGGYFLLKTQQPKLMFLAFSALLALQLAVTSGTREASLGLAQSLKYSAVREPITEIFRKQYSDLLIAVREESIARPLIWIVVSILAVPALSGSIFCYQTQCLNLDPSVIGMSKVIGHMMLLSLTVLYDRFGKRVPMRKLISIVQITYAASLLLDLVLVKQLNLKMGIPNEWFALCFSGLAETIAIFKLLPFHVLFASLAPSGFEGSLMSFLASALCLSSIFSGFLGVALATFLGITSGDYSNLHIGILIQFIAALLPLGWLSCVPMAQPESEKERKRSVSKRTRKNRRVGRVVVDSFYSYRRKRESDLLR